A section of the Chryseobacterium scophthalmum genome encodes:
- a CDS encoding helix-turn-helix domain-containing protein: protein MDKMTALEKFGVDVFTQHNIFERISVDKPFRPDNPAFIFIKSGSIKLRQHFNDLELTANTFMVTDPQTVYEMISVSDDFQSRMVSYKREFISALSLKFNRLITYRYFRQQMNVGVPFSKDDLDLIWKSVNFLKYILDSETEMTYKKEIVEHLFSVFCYQIAGIISNEDNSAMNQMSRQQEIVFVFLNDLSSHHLNNRTVEFYAERQSITTRHLSSVVKSVTGKSASQIIASIVINEAKVYLNSSKMPISEISTILGFSDQYSFSHFFKKHLEISPSQYRQQYQ from the coding sequence ATGGATAAAATGACTGCTTTAGAAAAGTTCGGAGTTGATGTTTTTACGCAACATAATATTTTCGAAAGAATATCTGTGGATAAGCCTTTCCGTCCGGATAATCCTGCTTTTATCTTTATTAAAAGCGGTTCTATAAAGCTTCGTCAACATTTCAATGATCTTGAGCTTACTGCAAATACGTTTATGGTGACAGATCCACAAACGGTTTATGAGATGATCTCTGTGAGTGATGATTTCCAGTCGAGAATGGTTTCTTATAAACGTGAATTTATTTCTGCTTTGTCATTGAAATTCAATAGGTTGATTACGTATCGCTATTTCCGTCAGCAAATGAATGTAGGAGTTCCTTTTTCTAAAGATGATCTAGATTTAATTTGGAAAAGCGTCAATTTTTTAAAATATATTTTAGATTCTGAAACTGAAATGACTTATAAAAAGGAAATTGTAGAGCATCTTTTTTCAGTTTTTTGTTATCAGATTGCAGGAATTATTTCTAATGAAGACAACAGCGCAATGAATCAGATGTCGAGACAGCAAGAGATCGTTTTTGTTTTCCTAAATGATTTATCGTCTCACCATCTTAATAATAGAACAGTAGAGTTTTATGCCGAACGGCAGTCGATTACAACGAGACATCTTTCGTCGGTAGTAAAGTCTGTGACGGGTAAGTCGGCTAGTCAAATTATTGCTTCTATTGTAATCAATGAAGCTAAAGTATATCTTAACTCGTCAAAAATGCCTATTTCAGAGATTTCTACAATTCTTGGTTTCAGTGACCAATATTCATTTTCACACTTTTTTAAGAAACATTTAGAGATAAGTCCGAGTCAATACAGACAACAATATCAATAA
- a CDS encoding GxxExxY protein: MDENELSYIIRRCIFNVYNTLGPGLLESVYQRILAYELQENGLNVKSELLLPVKYNNKLFDINFRIDILVEDKVILELKSVKSIEDIHYKQLYTYFKQKIGTSC; the protein is encoded by the coding sequence ATGGATGAAAACGAACTTTCTTACATTATAAGAAGATGCATTTTTAATGTTTACAATACTTTAGGTCCGGGATTACTTGAATCTGTTTATCAAAGAATATTGGCTTATGAATTACAAGAAAATGGTCTTAATGTAAAATCAGAGTTATTATTACCTGTAAAATATAACAATAAGTTATTTGATATAAATTTTCGAATTGATATTCTGGTTGAAGATAAGGTAATTTTAGAATTGAAATCGGTGAAGTCTATTGAGGATATTCACTATAAGCAACTTTATACTTATTTCAAACAAAAAATTGGGACTTCTTGTTAA
- a CDS encoding DUF4349 domain-containing protein, translating into MKKLFIPLFLLILINCKKSDNQQEIKSDLVEIISEDKAMDMNAPPAQEIQVDAMVSAKAVNTEPKYSPSQSNNVIVKKVIKNGDLDIQVGDIRKAHQQVNEIVKSNNAYIQTERFNNTDIDEKQFFTIRVPHKNFDGLINSFSNGIGSVLSKNIASDDVTEEYTDVSIKLANKKIYLEKYRDMLRSAKTTKDMLEIQENIRELEDEIDIAEGRLRFIDDRVNYSTLNLMLYKEKVRSSATSKIGFGNSFGDSFTEGWNSFVAFFLGIISLWPFFLLIPVIILVWKKWRNRKKKE; encoded by the coding sequence ATGAAAAAATTATTTATCCCATTATTTCTCTTAATACTTATTAATTGCAAGAAATCTGACAATCAGCAAGAAATAAAATCTGATTTAGTTGAGATTATCTCAGAAGATAAAGCAATGGATATGAATGCTCCACCTGCTCAAGAAATACAAGTTGATGCAATGGTTTCTGCTAAAGCTGTCAATACAGAACCAAAATATTCTCCATCACAAAGTAATAATGTTATCGTTAAGAAAGTTATCAAAAATGGTGATCTTGATATTCAGGTGGGTGATATTAGAAAAGCGCATCAACAAGTTAATGAAATTGTAAAAAGCAACAATGCTTATATACAAACTGAGCGTTTTAATAATACTGATATCGATGAAAAACAGTTTTTTACCATTCGTGTTCCACACAAAAATTTTGATGGTTTAATCAATTCTTTTTCAAATGGAATTGGTTCTGTTTTATCTAAAAATATTGCTTCCGATGACGTAACCGAGGAATACACCGATGTTTCAATAAAACTAGCCAACAAAAAAATCTATCTCGAAAAATACCGAGATATGCTTCGAAGTGCAAAAACGACAAAAGACATGCTGGAAATTCAGGAAAACATTCGTGAGCTTGAAGATGAAATTGATATTGCTGAAGGAAGGCTCCGTTTTATAGATGACAGAGTAAATTACAGCACATTGAATTTAATGCTGTACAAAGAAAAAGTAAGGAGCTCTGCAACTTCAAAAATAGGTTTTGGAAATAGTTTCGGAGATTCATTCACAGAAGGCTGGAATAGTTTTGTAGCATTTTTCTTAGGAATCATTTCTCTTTGGCCATTCTTTTTATTGATCCCAGTTATTATTTTGGTTTGGAAAAAATGGAGAAACAGAAAGAAAAAAGAATAA
- a CDS encoding MFS transporter has translation MYNKGLFSDWVPKLVQLLIIVLLLTVVMPLGGVYAGNISFMVSGTGQLTEYFMWANYATTIGMGACMPVVLRFKMRYKVRDKVVFLLALLGLLSYINGSTMEPSIIIASALVIGFLKMMITIELFLPLMVIMGGRGIFYGVFYTFVLTLTQISSYYAVEISMLYNWQQFFIIASLQCFVMALVCWIFMHNKYFALKVPLHYIDWLSILLFVSTFMFSAYVFSFGKQQDWLNSTRIINASIAAFVSFALLAIRQMTLKRPYLSFKIFKRSNVQNGLFLLFCLGMFLGTASIQNIFSVGVLGYDQLTNSKLNLMMIPGLILAGIVAVYWFKKEKPLKMFIFSGFSAMIGYTIIMYFSMVLEFNYESWYLPMFLKGFGMGSLFISVWYYTLDKLELDDMLAAIGLVLVWRTFLAVGFFSALFSWFQYQFQIESLGNLAVYLDGMTLTSQNLSANLKSIQLNAILSANKKIFGYIIVVGFGILLFVLTHHFGEEKFKYPRFIRLINGKSVIARRRLRERKKLLEEIKDAAGPVI, from the coding sequence ATGTACAACAAAGGTCTTTTCAGCGATTGGGTTCCAAAACTTGTTCAGCTGTTAATTATAGTTTTATTGCTTACTGTTGTGATGCCTTTAGGAGGTGTTTATGCAGGAAATATAAGTTTTATGGTGAGCGGAACCGGTCAGCTTACCGAATATTTCATGTGGGCAAATTACGCAACAACTATCGGAATGGGAGCTTGTATGCCGGTTGTTCTCAGATTTAAAATGAGATATAAAGTGCGTGACAAAGTGGTGTTTTTATTGGCGCTTTTAGGATTGTTAAGCTATATCAATGGTTCTACAATGGAGCCTTCAATTATCATTGCAAGTGCTTTGGTTATTGGTTTTTTAAAAATGATGATTACCATCGAACTGTTTCTTCCGTTAATGGTTATTATGGGCGGAAGAGGGATTTTCTACGGAGTATTTTATACATTCGTTTTAACGCTGACTCAGATTTCCAGTTATTATGCAGTTGAAATTTCTATGCTTTATAATTGGCAGCAGTTTTTCATCATCGCATCACTACAGTGTTTTGTGATGGCTTTAGTTTGCTGGATTTTTATGCACAATAAATATTTTGCTTTAAAAGTTCCGCTGCATTATATCGATTGGCTGAGTATTCTGTTATTTGTTTCTACTTTTATGTTTTCGGCGTATGTTTTTTCATTTGGAAAACAGCAGGATTGGTTGAATTCTACAAGGATCATTAATGCGAGTATTGCTGCGTTTGTTAGTTTTGCTTTGTTGGCAATTCGTCAGATGACCTTGAAAAGACCTTATTTGTCATTCAAAATTTTCAAGCGAAGTAATGTTCAAAACGGATTGTTTTTACTGTTTTGTTTAGGAATGTTTTTAGGAACTGCTTCAATTCAAAATATTTTTTCAGTCGGAGTTTTAGGATATGACCAATTGACTAATTCTAAACTGAATTTAATGATGATCCCTGGATTAATTCTTGCCGGAATTGTCGCTGTTTATTGGTTTAAAAAAGAGAAGCCTCTCAAAATGTTCATCTTCTCAGGATTTTCTGCAATGATAGGGTATACCATTATCATGTACTTTTCAATGGTGCTCGAATTCAATTATGAAAGTTGGTATTTGCCGATGTTTCTGAAAGGTTTTGGGATGGGATCGCTCTTTATTTCGGTGTGGTATTATACTTTAGATAAGTTGGAACTCGATGATATGTTGGCCGCGATTGGATTGGTTTTGGTTTGGCGTACATTTCTTGCGGTAGGCTTTTTCTCAGCTTTATTTTCGTGGTTTCAATATCAGTTTCAGATTGAGAGTTTGGGCAATTTAGCGGTTTATTTAGATGGAATGACGCTTACTTCACAAAATCTTTCAGCCAATTTAAAAAGTATTCAGCTCAATGCGATTCTTTCAGCCAACAAGAAAATTTTCGGTTATATTATTGTTGTAGGTTTCGGTATTTTATTGTTTGTTTTAACCCATCATTTCGGGGAAGAAAAATTCAAATATCCAAGATTCATAAGACTTATCAATGGGAAATCTGTCATTGCAAGAAGAAGACTTCGAGAACGCAAAAAATTATTAGAAGAAATAAAAGATGCGGCAGGACCGGTCATCTAA
- a CDS encoding TolC family protein: protein MVKNIKTALSVLIGLFPALFFSQEIKQMTVDEVAQLAIQNHQQLKVSAQNIDIAKQQKDITKLQKLPTITASTSQFYLGNVIAIDKDFSNSTTIPMPHYGSSYGVQATQLIFKGGLVNKSIELAGLREQLSELDFESRKQDIKFLVISNYLDIYKILNQEVVIQNNKKLAQERLKNIQKFYQQGMVTRNEVIRGELAIKNLDQGMLTLVNNRKILNYNLNIALGLDSDTQIIPVENLGNKETGIGMDYYLNLAHNSNPQMKSAQTNIAVADKNIEVIKTDKMPTLSGFGGYTLQRPITTRNPVLDMYSSGWQGGVSLSYNIDNLYKTKERVKLGELQKNQANDAMTLVQQNLDMSVNAAYTKYQEAIQQTAILNDAKSLAEENYKITEAKYLNQLAVQAEMIDAQLQKIQSELDLANAEINILYQYYNLLKSTGTL from the coding sequence ATGGTAAAAAACATAAAAACAGCTCTATCAGTTTTGATAGGTCTTTTTCCTGCGCTGTTTTTTTCACAAGAAATAAAACAGATGACAGTGGATGAAGTTGCCCAATTGGCAATTCAAAATCATCAGCAACTTAAAGTTTCAGCTCAGAATATTGATATTGCCAAACAGCAGAAAGATATTACAAAACTTCAGAAACTTCCTACGATTACAGCTTCAACAAGCCAATTCTATTTGGGAAATGTAATTGCAATTGATAAAGATTTTTCTAACTCAACTACGATTCCGATGCCGCATTACGGAAGTTCGTATGGTGTTCAGGCGACTCAACTAATTTTCAAAGGAGGTTTGGTGAATAAGTCTATTGAGTTAGCAGGACTTCGTGAACAGCTTTCAGAATTAGATTTTGAAAGCAGAAAACAGGATATCAAGTTTTTGGTGATTTCTAATTATTTAGATATTTATAAAATTTTAAATCAGGAAGTTGTTATTCAAAACAATAAAAAATTGGCTCAGGAAAGGTTGAAAAATATTCAGAAGTTTTATCAGCAAGGAATGGTTACCAGAAATGAAGTTATTCGTGGTGAATTGGCAATTAAAAATTTAGATCAAGGAATGTTAACCTTAGTAAACAACAGAAAAATCCTCAATTATAATCTGAATATTGCTTTAGGATTAGATTCTGATACTCAAATTATTCCCGTAGAAAATTTAGGTAATAAAGAAACCGGAATCGGGATGGATTATTATCTGAATTTGGCTCACAACAGCAATCCGCAAATGAAATCTGCACAAACCAATATTGCTGTTGCCGATAAAAATATAGAAGTTATTAAAACGGATAAAATGCCGACACTTTCAGGTTTTGGAGGATATACTTTGCAAAGACCAATTACCACAAGAAATCCTGTTTTGGATATGTATTCGAGCGGTTGGCAAGGTGGTGTTTCTTTGAGTTACAATATTGATAATTTATATAAAACCAAAGAAAGAGTGAAGCTTGGTGAGCTACAGAAAAACCAGGCAAATGATGCAATGACTTTGGTACAACAGAATCTTGATATGTCTGTGAATGCAGCGTACACAAAATATCAGGAAGCGATTCAGCAAACAGCAATTCTGAATGATGCTAAAAGTTTAGCAGAAGAAAATTACAAAATTACAGAAGCTAAATATCTTAATCAACTGGCTGTACAAGCTGAGATGATTGATGCACAACTTCAAAAAATACAGTCGGAGCTTGATTTGGCAAACGCTGAAATCAATATTCTATATCAATATTATAATCTGTTGAAATCAACAGGAACGCTTTAG
- a CDS encoding SAM-dependent methyltransferase has product MLFLLPAYLSENTSISHFSPVIKDYIMQTDYFFVENEKTARKVVKFFAPEKKQSDLKLFLLDKYTENADIKEAQDRMLNGQDFGLLSEAGLPCIADPGNLIVKWCHEKNIRVIPISGPSSIILALISSGFNGQEFTFNGYLPIDKSEKKKQIMHLESMVQKTGYSQIFMETPYRNNVLFEDLTKFLSPNTKLCIAANINDPEHEFIKTKTIKEWQKQKPELHKIPAVFVLGK; this is encoded by the coding sequence ATGCTTTTTTTACTTCCCGCTTATCTTTCAGAAAACACTTCAATCAGCCATTTTTCGCCTGTTATAAAAGATTACATCATGCAGACCGATTATTTTTTTGTTGAAAATGAAAAAACAGCAAGAAAAGTCGTGAAGTTTTTTGCACCGGAAAAAAAGCAGTCAGATTTAAAGCTTTTTCTTTTAGATAAATACACAGAAAATGCCGACATCAAAGAAGCTCAGGATAGAATGCTTAATGGTCAGGATTTTGGTTTGCTTTCTGAAGCCGGACTTCCGTGTATTGCAGATCCGGGAAATTTAATTGTAAAATGGTGTCACGAAAAAAACATCAGAGTTATTCCTATTTCGGGGCCTTCTTCGATTATTTTAGCGTTAATTTCAAGTGGGTTTAACGGACAGGAATTTACTTTTAACGGATATTTACCGATTGATAAAAGTGAAAAGAAAAAGCAGATTATGCACTTGGAATCGATGGTTCAGAAAACAGGATATTCTCAGATTTTCATGGAAACACCTTATAGAAATAATGTCCTTTTCGAAGATTTGACTAAATTCTTATCGCCGAATACAAAACTTTGCATCGCAGCAAACATCAATGATCCTGAACATGAGTTTATTAAAACTAAAACAATAAAAGAGTGGCAAAAACAAAAACCAGAATTACATAAAATTCCTGCTGTTTTTGTCTTAGGGAAATAA
- a CDS encoding DUF2891 domain-containing protein, with protein sequence MKKSLLALAFSPFLIFAQESPKLTDEMAIKLSEKPLHCINQEYPNKTAHIINNANEVTLSPKELHPSFYGCFDWHSSVHGHWMLVRLLKTKPNLSVAKDIEKILDNSFTKENLQTEADYFTKYQLTTTFERTYGWAWLLKLDEELMTWDHPKAKIWHQNLKPLTDKILSSWKTYLPKHTYPNRTGVHPNTAFAMVFGLDWARATGDKTFENELIEKAKYFYLNNTKTPAYLEPDGSDFFSPSLEIADLMRRILPQKDFVKWLDKFYEKRSIENIEKIPVVSDLSDYQTVHLVGLSFTKAWCMKGIAKSLPDNHPLKKQFQKTANIFLNNGLPLLFQGNYGGDHWLASFAVYALED encoded by the coding sequence ATGAAAAAAAGTCTTTTAGCATTGGCATTTTCGCCGTTCTTAATTTTTGCTCAAGAAAGCCCGAAACTGACGGATGAAATGGCGATAAAATTATCGGAAAAACCGCTTCATTGTATCAATCAGGAATATCCGAACAAAACAGCACACATTATTAATAATGCGAATGAAGTAACCCTGAGCCCGAAAGAGCTACATCCAAGTTTTTATGGATGTTTTGATTGGCATAGTTCGGTTCATGGTCATTGGATGTTGGTTCGACTATTAAAAACAAAACCGAACTTATCAGTTGCTAAAGACATTGAGAAAATACTTGATAATTCATTTACAAAAGAAAACCTACAGACTGAAGCTGATTATTTTACGAAATATCAATTAACAACTACTTTCGAAAGGACTTACGGTTGGGCTTGGTTATTAAAGTTAGATGAAGAATTAATGACCTGGGATCATCCGAAAGCTAAGATCTGGCATCAAAATTTAAAGCCTTTAACAGATAAAATTCTAAGTTCTTGGAAAACTTATCTTCCGAAACACACCTATCCCAACAGAACGGGAGTTCATCCAAACACCGCCTTTGCAATGGTTTTTGGATTAGACTGGGCAAGAGCAACAGGTGATAAAACTTTTGAAAACGAATTGATCGAAAAAGCAAAATATTTCTATTTAAATAATACCAAAACTCCGGCATATCTTGAACCAGACGGTTCAGATTTCTTTTCTCCGAGTTTGGAAATTGCAGATTTGATGAGAAGAATTCTTCCTCAGAAAGACTTTGTAAAATGGCTTGACAAATTTTATGAGAAAAGAAGTATCGAAAATATCGAAAAAATTCCTGTAGTAAGTGATTTGAGCGATTATCAAACCGTACATTTAGTAGGTTTGTCTTTTACAAAAGCCTGGTGTATGAAAGGAATTGCAAAATCTCTTCCCGATAACCATCCGCTGAAAAAACAATTTCAAAAAACAGCAAATATCTTTTTAAACAACGGTCTTCCGCTTTTATTTCAAGGGAATTATGGTGGAGATCATTGGTTGGCAAGTTTCGCTGTATATGCTTTGGAAGATTAA
- a CDS encoding PEP/pyruvate-binding domain-containing protein: MKNILLFLFLTFSLLSYAQDNYVHSITKKQQFLNLSGKPLTDKFTNMKSVKVVYDYGAKKMYFFNSTRYTYHYDFCSQVLGYGQEIGEFNKESYNPTNKRTYLLANINYLEDSDDWVMELAASDEMNAGLINFFFNEVNKNVFFKDKLKFYLNSPHVIGLNSKKTLKIPTVFSDFIFKRITEQSIENASNVGILKKYDLQKKQDFNPSSDEIIIINTTPEFIPTVRGIIITELQTPLSHLVLLAKNRNIPVYVDTKVWDKQSVNNLLGKKVELITKENSYSLKASQKPIPAKKAVKEIILKKDLSVTNLVDLETTTPLNIVNSIGSKATNLGLLKQIQKELKSYKTPEYAFAIPFYYFDQHIKDNHFQDKINALYAIPKDSVKLLEKELKTFRKTVKSSKVNPELLKKIEEKLNAQSDFKNFRFRSSTNAEDMEGFNGAGLYDSKTAIIGDSEKTVEKAILDVWSSFWNFRAFQERDLFGIDHESCAMGVLVHRSFPDEKANGVLVTRNLYRNQYVGITVNVQLGEESVVKPEPGVTCDEFYCHNFNGFGSFVVDYRSTSSLNNGKPILTETEIKKLFDISPVLERKLYLLWQKRKMAKRSYPLDIEFKYLGDEKQLYIKQARAYMD, encoded by the coding sequence ATGAAAAATATTTTATTATTCTTATTTCTCACTTTTTCACTTTTATCGTATGCGCAGGATAATTATGTGCATTCTATAACCAAGAAACAACAGTTTCTGAATCTTTCCGGAAAACCGCTTACCGATAAGTTTACCAATATGAAATCTGTAAAAGTGGTTTATGATTACGGTGCGAAAAAAATGTATTTCTTTAACAGTACAAGATATACCTATCATTATGATTTCTGTTCACAGGTTTTAGGTTATGGTCAGGAAATAGGAGAGTTTAACAAAGAATCTTACAATCCGACCAACAAGAGAACCTATCTTCTTGCCAATATCAATTATTTGGAAGATTCTGATGATTGGGTGATGGAACTGGCTGCTTCAGACGAGATGAATGCAGGTTTGATCAATTTCTTTTTTAATGAAGTTAATAAAAATGTGTTTTTCAAAGATAAACTGAAGTTTTATCTGAATTCTCCCCATGTAATCGGCTTAAATTCAAAAAAAACATTAAAAATACCAACGGTTTTCTCAGATTTTATTTTTAAAAGAATTACAGAACAGTCGATTGAGAATGCTTCTAATGTGGGAATTTTGAAAAAATATGATTTGCAGAAAAAACAAGATTTCAATCCAAGCTCTGATGAGATCATCATCATTAATACAACTCCAGAATTTATTCCAACAGTTCGTGGAATTATTATTACGGAACTTCAGACTCCTTTAAGCCATTTGGTTTTACTGGCGAAAAATAGAAATATTCCGGTTTATGTTGATACGAAAGTTTGGGATAAACAATCTGTGAATAATCTTTTAGGTAAGAAAGTAGAATTAATTACCAAAGAAAATTCATATTCATTAAAAGCTTCACAAAAACCAATTCCTGCTAAAAAAGCAGTGAAAGAAATTATTTTGAAGAAAGATCTTTCGGTTACCAATCTGGTCGATTTGGAAACAACAACGCCTTTGAATATTGTTAATTCAATCGGTTCAAAAGCTACAAATCTTGGACTTTTAAAGCAGATTCAAAAAGAATTAAAGTCCTATAAGACTCCGGAATACGCTTTTGCAATTCCGTTTTATTATTTTGATCAGCATATTAAGGATAATCATTTTCAGGATAAAATCAATGCATTGTATGCAATACCTAAAGATTCTGTAAAACTTTTGGAAAAAGAACTAAAAACATTCAGAAAAACGGTGAAAAGCTCAAAAGTAAATCCTGAACTTTTGAAGAAAATTGAAGAAAAGCTCAACGCACAAAGTGATTTTAAAAACTTCAGATTCCGTTCTTCAACCAATGCCGAAGATATGGAAGGATTCAACGGAGCAGGTTTATATGATTCTAAAACCGCAATTATCGGAGATTCCGAAAAAACTGTTGAAAAAGCTATTTTGGATGTATGGTCAAGTTTCTGGAATTTCCGTGCATTTCAGGAACGCGATTTGTTTGGGATCGATCATGAAAGCTGTGCAATGGGAGTTTTGGTACACCGTTCTTTCCCAGACGAAAAAGCCAACGGAGTTTTAGTCACAAGAAATTTGTACCGTAATCAATATGTAGGAATTACCGTAAATGTTCAATTAGGAGAAGAGTCTGTAGTGAAACCTGAGCCGGGCGTAACCTGTGACGAATTTTATTGTCATAATTTCAACGGATTCGGTTCGTTTGTGGTTGATTATCGTTCTACATCAAGCTTAAACAACGGGAAACCGATTCTTACAGAAACAGAAATTAAAAAGTTATTTGATATTTCTCCTGTTTTGGAACGAAAACTATATCTTCTTTGGCAGAAACGAAAAATGGCAAAAAGAAGCTATCCTTTAGATATTGAATTCAAATATTTGGGCGATGAAAAGCAATTGTACATTAAGCAGGCAAGAGCTTATATGGATTAA
- a CDS encoding HlyD family secretion protein, translating into MENKEQNTQDTQPAVSNAEAKKKQNNKNKIRAILSNIIVFLVIGLGLFWLIRQYFHIGDKTYTEAAQVEEFINPINTRVSAYINEIRFIEHQTVKKGDTLVILDKREILTQLGQAEAAYQNALAQKSATTSSVNTVSNNVSVMESNIAGAKARLWNAEQNLNRYKNLLASEAVTKQQYDQVKTEYDAQKAAYETLVNQKQTANLSTTEVKSKLGINDAEIKRTKSALEMAKINLSYTVITAPYDGVMGRRLIAEGQLIQPGQQVGTIVLNNQKWVTANFLESQMPNIKIGQKMKMTADALGKKEFEGTVTAVSAATGSKYSSVPTDNSTGNFIKVQQRIPVRIEFTATASNKKEDIAKLSAGMNMNVSIFK; encoded by the coding sequence ATGGAAAACAAGGAACAAAACACTCAAGATACACAACCTGCGGTTTCAAATGCAGAAGCTAAGAAAAAACAAAATAACAAGAATAAAATAAGAGCCATCCTTTCAAATATCATCGTTTTTCTGGTGATTGGTTTGGGCTTATTCTGGCTTATTCGTCAATATTTTCACATTGGTGATAAAACGTATACCGAAGCTGCTCAAGTGGAGGAATTTATTAATCCGATCAATACAAGAGTTTCGGCTTATATCAATGAAATTAGATTCATCGAACATCAAACGGTAAAAAAAGGAGATACTTTGGTGATTTTAGACAAGAGAGAAATTCTTACCCAATTGGGTCAGGCTGAAGCGGCTTATCAAAATGCTTTAGCACAAAAATCAGCAACAACTTCATCGGTAAATACGGTTTCTAATAACGTAAGTGTTATGGAATCTAATATTGCCGGAGCAAAAGCCAGACTTTGGAATGCCGAACAGAATTTAAACCGATACAAAAATCTTTTAGCTTCGGAAGCGGTTACAAAACAGCAATACGACCAGGTGAAAACAGAATATGATGCCCAAAAAGCCGCGTACGAAACCTTAGTTAATCAGAAGCAGACGGCCAATCTTTCTACAACTGAAGTAAAAAGCAAATTAGGAATTAACGATGCGGAAATCAAAAGAACAAAATCTGCATTGGAAATGGCTAAAATCAATCTTTCTTATACCGTAATTACTGCGCCTTACGATGGAGTGATGGGAAGAAGATTGATTGCTGAAGGACAACTGATTCAACCAGGGCAACAAGTAGGAACAATCGTTTTGAATAATCAAAAATGGGTAACCGCAAACTTTTTAGAAAGCCAAATGCCCAATATTAAGATCGGACAAAAAATGAAAATGACAGCCGATGCCTTAGGTAAAAAAGAATTTGAAGGCACAGTAACGGCGGTCTCTGCAGCAACAGGTTCTAAATATTCAAGTGTTCCGACAGATAACTCTACCGGTAACTTCATTAAAGTACAGCAGAGAATTCCGGTAAGAATTGAGTTTACAGCTACAGCATCCAATAAAAAGGAAGATATCGCTAAGCTTAGCGCAGGGATGAATATGAATGTTTCTATTTTCAAGTAA
- a CDS encoding DUF4956 domain-containing protein, protein MELQELFERLAILCISIFTLYYFSNRNRNIRLHPLLGLISVCTFFMCLVFTKAEYSLGVGFGLFAIFSILRFRTETFTIQTIVFLFVSITLSLLDGLLPIKNLEILLGINISIVVIYLILNYFEKKSPIVSEKNSIEVISSLDFLQLEEAERKRVLTEKTKLKNFSYNIKTINLNDNIVILKVSH, encoded by the coding sequence TTGGAACTACAGGAACTTTTTGAACGTTTAGCGATACTTTGTATATCGATCTTTACTCTTTATTATTTTTCAAATAGAAACCGTAACATCAGACTGCATCCTCTTTTAGGATTAATCAGCGTTTGTACATTTTTTATGTGCCTGGTTTTCACCAAAGCGGAATATAGTCTCGGAGTGGGTTTTGGTCTTTTTGCAATTTTCTCAATTCTGCGTTTCAGAACGGAAACTTTTACCATTCAGACCATTGTTTTTCTTTTTGTTTCAATCACACTTTCGTTGTTAGATGGGCTTTTACCTATTAAAAACCTTGAAATTCTTTTAGGAATTAATATTTCGATTGTTGTGATTTATTTAATATTAAATTATTTCGAGAAAAAATCACCTATCGTTTCCGAAAAAAATTCGATTGAAGTTATTTCCTCATTAGATTTTCTTCAATTGGAAGAAGCAGAACGCAAAAGAGTTTTAACCGAAAAAACCAAACTGAAAAATTTTAGTTACAATATTAAAACCATTAATCTGAATGATAATATTGTGATTTTAAAGGTCTCACATTAA